In one Nicotiana tomentosiformis chromosome 6, ASM39032v3, whole genome shotgun sequence genomic region, the following are encoded:
- the LOC104111253 gene encoding large ribosomal subunit protein eL27-like — protein sequence MVKFLKPNKAVIILQGKYAGRKAVIIRAFDEGTRDRPYGHCLVAGISKYPKKVIRKDSAKKQAKKSRVKAFIKLVNYNHIMPTRYTLDVDLKDVVNVDVLQSRDKKVTAAKEAKARLEERFKTGKNRWFFTKLRF from the coding sequence ATGGTGAAGTTTTTGAAGCCAAACAAAGCTGTAATCATTCTTCAAGGCAAATATGCCGGCCGGAAAGCAGTGATCATTAGGGCATTTGATGAAGGAACAAGGGACAGGCCATACGGCCATTGTTTGGTTGCAGGTATATCCAAGTACCCTAAGAAGGTGATCCGAAAGGACTCAGCCAAAAAGCAGGCGAAGAAGTCACGTGTCAAGGCTTTCATCAAGCTCGTTAATTACAACCACATCATGCCCACTCGTTACACGCTCGACGTGGATCTGAAGGATGTTGTCAACGTGGATGTTCTGCAGTCACGTGACAAGAAGGTTACTGCTGCTAAGGAGGCGAAAGCTAGGCTTGAGGAGAGGTTCAAGACTGGGAAAAATCGTTGGTTCTTCACTAAGCTTAGGTTCTGA
- the LOC104111254 gene encoding tetrapyrrole-binding protein, chloroplastic gives MATNSFKSIHQHHTLRRRHSIDCPFSSSSFFLKPITKNPSSTSFSNHSLITFSLSSTTPTTPTTTPTTPTTPFDVLEQHLSAQDFRQADEETRRLLIVLAGEAAVKRGYVFFSEVQFIQESDLKEIDSLWRKYSDNKFGYSVQKKIWNKVNRDFTSFFIKVGWMKKLESTEVDQYNYRAFPNEFIWELNEETPEGHLPLTNALRGTQLLSSIFTHPAFVEEGEEEKEEEKQASISGEDKGSVKKGGLLGGLRSKLFGKPDYSF, from the coding sequence ATGGCAACTAATTCTTTCAAGTCCATTCATCAACACCATACATTAAGGAGAAGGCATTCTATTGATTGCCCtttttcttcctcttcttttttccTCAAGCCAATTACCAAAAACCCCTCTTCAACTTCATTTTCCAATCACAGTCTCATCACTTTTTCACTTTCCTCCACCACCCCAACCACCCCCACCACCACCCCCACTACCCCCACCACCCCTTTTGACGTTCTTGAACAACACTTATCAGCTCAAGATTTCAGACAAGCTGACGAGGAAACTCGGCGTCTACTCATAGTTTTAGCAGGAGAAGCAGCAGTTAAACGAGGCTATGTTTTCTTCTCTGAAGTTCAGTTCATTCAAGAATCTGACCTCAAAGAAATTGATTCCCTTTGGAGAAAATACAGTGACAACAAATTTGGGTACAGTGTTCAAAAGAAAATATGGAACAAAGTGAACAGAGATTTCACTAGTTTCTTTATTAAAGTTGGGTGGATGAAGAAACTAGAAAGCACTGAAGTAGACCAATATAATTACAGGGCATTTCCAAATGAATTTATTTGGGAATTAAATGAGGAAACTCCAGAAGGACATTTGCCATTAACAAATGCACTAAGAGGAACACAACTTTTGAGTAGCATTTTTACTCATCCTGCTTTTgttgaagaaggagaagaagagaaagaagaggAAAAACAGGCAAGTATTTCTGGGGAAGATAAAGGAAGTGTGAAGAAAGGAGGATTGTTGGGTGGTTTGAGGAGTAAATTATTTGGTAAACCAGATTACAGCTTTTGA
- the LOC104111255 gene encoding LL-diaminopimelate aminotransferase, chloroplastic: MAAIQQSLSTSISSSTSTFLGQHKLRLRSQNVSLPGKTGGIVRCVATPSTETSYKTKVSRNENLAKLQAGYLFPEIARRRSAHMLKHPDAQIISLGIGDTTEPIPEFISSAMALRAHDLSTLKGYSGYGAEQGEKQLRASIASTFYANVGIEEDEIFVSDGAKSDISRLQVLFGSNVTMAVQDPSYPAYVDSSVIMGQTGQFQKDVEKYGNIAYMRCTPENGFFPDLSSVPRTDIIFFCSPNNPTGAAASREQLTKLVRFAKSNGSILVYDSAYAMYICDDSPKSIFEIPGAKEVAIEVSSFSKYAGFTGVRLGWTAIPKALLYSDGFPVAKDFNRIVCTSFNGASNIAQAGGLACLSPDGFKAMKDVVSFYKENTEIIMETFKSLGYKVYGGKNAPYVWVHFPGRSSWEVFSEILEKTHVVTTPGSGFGPGGEGFVRVSAFGHRENVVEACRRFKELYK, from the exons ATGGCTGCTATTCAGCAAAGTCTTTCCACTTCAATCTCATCATCAACTTCTACTTTCTTGGGTCAGCACAAACTCCGTCTCAG GAGCCAGAATGTGTCACTGCCAGGCAAAACCGGTGGTATTGTCAGATGTGTTGCAACACCCTCTACAGAGACTT CTTACAAGACAAAGGTCTCTCGCAATGAGAACTTAGCTAAACTTCAAGCTGGTTATCTTTTTCCTGAG ATCGCAAGAAGGAGATCTGCACACATGTTGAAACACCCTGATGCTCAAATTATAAGCCTCGGAATTGGTGACACTACTGAGCCCATTCCTGAATTCATAAGTTCTGCCATGGCACTG AGAGCACATGACCTGTCAACATTAAAGGGTTACAGTGGTTATGGTGCTGAGCAAGGAGAAAAA CAACTTAGAGCCTCCATTGCTTCTACCTTTTATGCAAATGTTGGAATAGAGGAAGATGAGATCTTCGTCTCTGATGGTGCCAAAAGTGATATATCTCGGCTTCAG GTTCTTTTTGGGTCTAATGTGACTATGGCTGTGCAAGACCCATCATATCCG GCTTATGTGGATTCAAGTGTTATTATGGGCCAAACTGGTCAGTTTCAGAAGGATGTGGAGAAGTATGGGAATATTGCGTACATGAGATGTACTCCAGAAAATGGGTTCTTTCCTGATTTATCCAGTGTTCCTCGGACagatattatatttttctgttcGCCTAATAATCCAACTGGTGCTGCGGCATCAAGGGAGCAGCTAACTAAATTGGTGCGATTTGCTAAAAGCAATGGCTCAATCCTTGTTTATGATTCCGCATATGCAATGTATATATGTGATGACAGTCCAAAGTCCATCTTTGAGATTCCTGGAGCCAAAGAG GTTGCCATTGAGGTTTCGTCGTTTTCGAAGTATGCTGGGTTCACAGGAGTTCGTTTAGGGTGGACTGCAATTCCCAAAGCGCTCCTATATTCTGATGGATTTCCTGTAGCAAAAGACTTCAATCGCATTGTTTGTACAAGCTTCAATGGTGCATCCAATATCGCTCAAGCTGGCGGCCTGGCTTGCCTTTCACCTGATGGTTTCAAG GCCATGAAGGACGTGGTTAGTTTCTATAAAGAAAACACAGAAATCATAATGGAGACATTTAAGTCACTAGGTTACAAGGTGTATGGAGGTAAAAATGCACCCTACGTGTGGGTTCACTTCCCTGGACGAAGCTCATGGGAGGTTTTCAGCGAGATACTTGAGAAGACTCATGTTGTTACAACACCAGGCAGTGGTTTTGGACCGGGCGGTGAAGGTTTTGTCAGAGTAAGTGCTTTTGGGCACCGGGAGAATGTCGTAGAAGCTTGCAGAAGATTCAAGGAATTGTACAAGTGA